The nucleotide sequence GTGGCCACGGGCAGGATTTTCGGCGCCTGGGTTGACCTGCGCGAAGGGCCCTCCTTTGGAGCCGTTTTCACCGCTGAACTAGATGCCAGCCAGGCCATCTTCATTCCCAGAGGTGTTGGCAACGCATTCCAGACACTCGAGGACAACACGGCCTACACATACCTGGTTAACGACCACTGGTCCGCAGATGCCCAGGGCCAGTACACCTTCCTGAATCTCGCCGATGAGAGCGCCGACATTCAATGGCCGATTCCCTTGGAGCAGGCAGAACTGTCAGAAAAGGACAAGGCCCACCCCCGGCTAGCAGATGTCCTCCCGATGGCGCCGAAGAAAACGCTGGTGCTGGGTGCCGACGGGCAGCTCGGCAAGGCCTTGCGGGCCACCTTTGACGGCGATGACTCCGTCGAGTTCGCGAACCGGGCGGAGTTCGACCTGGCTAGCGTGGACGCATATAGCAGCCGGAACTGGAAGAACTATTCGACGATCATCAACGCGGCCGCCTATACAGCGGTCGACGCGGCTGAAACCCAAGAAGGGCGTGCCGTAGCTTGGGAGATCAACGTCAATGCCGTTGCCCGCCTCGCCCGCATCGCAGTCGAATACGACCTGACGCTGGTCCACGTATCGTCAGACTACGTATTCGACGGTGACCGTGGCATTCACGACGAAAGCGAGCCCTTCTCGCCGCTCGGTGTATATGGCCAGACGAAGGCCGCAGGCGACGCCATCGTCAGTGTCGTGCCCAAGCACTACGTCGTGCGGACCAGTTGGGTCATCGGTGAAGGAAACAACTTCGTGCGCACCATGGCGTCACTAGCTGAACGGGGGATCAAGCCGTCAGTGGTCAACGACCAGGTGGGGCGGCTTTCCTTCACGCAGGATATCGCAGCCGGCATCAGGCACTTGCTCGAGAGCGGCGCCGCACATGGCACCTACAACCTCAGCAACAACGGCGACCCGCAGTCGTGGGCG is from Arthrobacter sp. QXT-31 and encodes:
- a CDS encoding sugar nucleotide-binding protein, producing the protein MTIEFSKPLLAQETPIPGVVLYDLPVHGDNRGWFKENWQREKMIALGLPDFQPVQNNISFNEKAGTTRGIHAEPWDKFISVATGRIFGAWVDLREGPSFGAVFTAELDASQAIFIPRGVGNAFQTLEDNTAYTYLVNDHWSADAQGQYTFLNLADESADIQWPIPLEQAELSEKDKAHPRLADVLPMAPKKTLVLGADGQLGKALRATFDGDDSVEFANRAEFDLASVDAYSSRNWKNYSTIINAAAYTAVDAAETQEGRAVAWEINVNAVARLARIAVEYDLTLVHVSSDYVFDGDRGIHDESEPFSPLGVYGQTKAAGDAIVSVVPKHYVVRTSWVIGEGNNFVRTMASLAERGIKPSVVNDQVGRLSFTQDIAAGIRHLLESGAAHGTYNLSNNGDPQSWADIASDVFELAGSSRNDVTGVSTAQYFEGKAAAPRPLNSALDLAKIHAAGFSPRDSRDALSEYLRQ